The region CCTCATGATCCTTCGTAGTTTAAAGTGTGGCGTGGCTACACACAGCACATCGATAAGCTTTCAATCAGCAAACCCCTGGGCTGCTCTTTGTAAGCTCTCAACACTTATGGATTGGCTGCAGCCACTTCCGTTTCCGATTTGCTACTTGTTCAGGTTTTTcaggtttttatttattgtttacaCAAACAATCAAACAAGCTGGATCTAGAATCCAGAATCCCAATCCCTAGGCACAAACTGCAGTATCTGCGTATCCCTCTGGCAGCCAcataattgtttttttgttgaagtGCCGGGCATTGGCTAGactttatttattgtttgctgcgcccaaacacacacaccaataAGATATACATCATTTACATGCACGTAGCTGCAGCTCAGTGCGTGATTCGGCTGCACGGGCTGGACCAGACACCCACCATATACTCGTAGAGTGGTTGGGGTCCTtcctgcaacagcaacagcaacagcaactgcaacagcaacagcagctgcctcTGTGGCATTTGGTTTTTCGATTTTCACCAATTGATTGACTTTTCGGCTTTGAATTGATTCTCTTTGCGTATGCAAATCCTGcacaaaagccacacacaaatgtacatacatatagactTAGAGCCAAACAAGCCAGACATGTTTTGGCATGCAATTATTTGCGTTATTTGATAGTTTTTGCTTTGACTATTCCAGGCTTCATGGTCACAATGGGGGTCTCTTGGATTTCCCATTTAATTCCATTCCATACCTTATTTGCTCTGTTATCCTAAGGGCTACGCGTACAACCAGATGAAGGAAACAGTAAGAGTATTCGGCATCGACTTTCTATGCTAAGTTTTCCCAACATTTGTTTGTAACAATAAATGTAATTGCATTTTTGGCTTTCAAATTTGCATTGACTCCGAGAATAATTTTTGTCTCctgtttcctcttttttttgcttaatgTTCGCCAGCAACAGACGACACAAGGAATTGCAAATTTAAAtgccgcagcagctgcaactgcttATGGTAATTATAGTACGTCCgactgtccctgtccctgtccctgtccggCCGACCATCCGTAGGGCTGGCTGGCGCTTTTTGTGGCCACTGGCCAGCAATTTAGTCACACCAACTGGCAACTAATAATGCAAAACTCACTTTATAACTTTCAATGACCAACAGGAGAACACAGGCAGAACACAGTGTGGCGGTGTGGCGGTGTGGAGGTGGGGTGGACAAGCAAGGACTACTATGGCGACCAAAATTGAGTGCCGTCTGTGAACAGCTGGAAACTTATGAAAGTTGTTTGCCtaacaacaataaaataaattgcgTGAAGCGCGCAAAGGGACGGACGGGAGGAAAGGGCCTTCCTTCTGTTCGAGTTGCCCCTGCTCTTGCCCCTGCCTCACGGGTTAAGGTGTGTGTTTGTACTGTACTGTGGCAGGGGCTGCCAACTCGTGTCAATTGTCATTTCGTACTACTCGTAGAAGctgtgctcggtgctcggtgctcggtgctgcCTTCAACTTGACTTTGTCTTTGCCGACTTGAAACGCAACGCCTTTATGGCCATTGTTGTAGCTGCTTGTTCCTGCTTCACTGCTGTCGTGCCTGCTGTGATTTATATGGCTTCTGACTTCCACCCGAACTGTGTGGCTTCTCAGAGAGTgtggaaaagggaaaaaggtGTAAAGAACTTTTTCCTTTGGCATCTCAAATTTTATGAAGTTCGCACAGCGGGCtatcaatttatatatattgtcGGAGCAATCtcgttttattattaaaaatcacTGAGCTGGAAGCATCAAAGCGGAACTTGCATTCACAGTCAGACcagatatggatatggatacatacatacaatgtatgcaaatatactatacaaatatttaaacatgTATCTGTTGATGGCACAATTATGGTaatgtacatacgagtatgtaaatGTTGAAAGCCGCCACAAAAGAGTTTGGAGTGCGAGTATCATAACTTTAAAGCACGCGGGAAGGtctatttgcatataattttttgttggcctttCAGCGGGGCTGAGCTCCGTCCGTTTCAATTACCATCCATCCACCGAAAAGAAGCCATAGGGCCCCTGGAGGAAGCTGTCGTCTCTTCATTTGTTTATTCGACTCTCCATTGCAGATGATTGCACATGACCCCTCGCCGTATCGATTGCCAGATGCTCCGATTCCCTCGCTGTTATCAATGATAAcaaagaagagagaaagaaagcactggcactggcactggccctggCACGAAGCACTGGCGTATCAGCATTATAATAAATTGTGTTCCTTCAAGCAGCTGCGGCTTGgctggaaaatgcaaaaagcgAAATTCGTACAGAGCTTGCAAAAAAAATGTCCAGTAAggtttctctctttcttcgTCGTTTTCCTCCCCGTCAACTGCGTCCTGTGTTGCGTTGCCTCTCCTTTTCGCATCCGATTCGGATTACGTTgtggcaaatgcaaaatacTTTCGCAGCCAGGAGCGGTCCAGGGTCCAGGCACCGGGGTCTGTAACCAAGTTGGATTGCATCCAAAGCCGTTGAAACTGTTTAACTTTTTGCgccggcttcggcttcggcttcggctccggctctgctctcaaataaatatttatggaaaaatGTTAATTCGTCGCGCTTTAATCTAAATGTTAATTTCTAGTCGCGAATAAATCACTTTGCAGCCGAGTTGGCAGCACGGCGGGTGCGTAGGGCGCTGGAATTGAATCGAatcctctccactccactcccttGCCACACGACTCCGCCTGTATTTGACTCTGCGGCTGTTAGATTAATTAGAGCACGGAGCAGAGCGCAACAAAATGCTCCTTGGTGACCTATTGTCGGGTACGAGTTCAAGTGTGAGAGCGTCTGCCAGCCACTCAAATATTTGAGCTTTTGCTGCAAAGAAGTGTCGTCGCCAGGAGTGAAGTTTTAATTAGCGCCATGACCACACTGCCAGTAGGTAATTAGGCGACTCTCGATTAGCGTTCCCAGGGATCTCAACGAGGTCTGACCGCAGGCGCTCACTTGAGGGAACTTTTCGGAAGCGCTCTTTAATGTCCCTTTGAGCGGGCTGCTCTACGCCCATTATGAAGTGCAATTTGCGAATATACTTGCACATTCGGTAAAGGATTCAGCAGCCCAATTCCATGTGGCATTTCATATGCTACGAATATTTACGCAAAGAGCCTGCGGCACTTTCCAGCTCATTATGGATGTGCTTtttgagagggagagacagagagtgcaGCAAGCCGTGAGCAGGGGGAACATTAATCAAATATGAAAGCACATGACCGATATCAgcagatatatacatatgtacatatgtatctcctGACAGCTGTCATGTTTGTTCAACCAGCACAGAACTATAGTTGTACCGTGAGTTGAGCCTTGAGGATGGGACTTGAATGTCGGTTTTCGGTAAGTGATAGCCATAGTATGTATGGCTCGGTTAATATGTTCCCATATTACATTAATACTGGATTATTCCCAATCGATTGACAGTGTGGTGATTAATGACATCTTCAGCTTCCTATACAACTTGCCACAAGTGTCCAAGCGCCTACCCAAGAACTCAATTATGCCCCTTCCCGTTGGTCTCTGGGATTCTATTCCCTGTTGGTCTCCCGGAGCAGGATCCACTCGTATGAGTAATTGCTCTCGAgttttgcatacaaattgtCAAATAAATTTGATTCTTTATGGCCCCACACAAAAGTTGAATGTTTGATATGGAAAAATTTGTCAACTATGCAGCCGAAAGAGTATGGCCAACTTTAAAGCCAGCGAATTCTGCAAATAAATGGCATAGATAACTTTATGGCCACCAGTGCACTTTGTCTCCAACccgacacggacacgggcacggacacggacacggagcACACACATATAGCGGGGGGCCAAGAGGCAGGGGAGTTCAAGAGTAGTTAGCCCCGTGGCTTTGGAATGCATTTAACATCCGGAACAGACCAGAGCAGGGCTGTGGGGCAGGGCCCGTTTTTTATGACTGTGGAAGGAAGGGTAGCGACGAGGTCAGGAAGAGGACGAGGCAGGTTTTGAGCTACGTGACATGCATAGTTCATTGGTTTTGACCCGAGCACGGACAGAAAATATTGCAGTTGTGATATGTTTGAGCTGGCTCGGATATCCGAGAATGCCCTTTTCCGTGTTCCATGCTCCATGTGTCCAGTAGCTGACACACTCCTCACGGTTCTCACAGCTCTCACAGCGCTCACAGTTcccggccccccccccccccccttttagTTCCATTTCCTAAACTGAGAAACTTTTGAGGTGCTAATGAAAATTGTGCAACTTTTTCAACACAGATCGGAAACGGATATGACACTAGATTGGCActcgcatccgcatccgctccTGCATGACACATCCGCGTGCGTCTAATTGCATGTGCTCCAATGATACGAGAACCAGAACAGTTGGTGTCTTAAAGTTGCCTCAGTTGAAAGTTGAGTTTCAGCTAAATGCGAGTTTTATGTCGTACACGAAGACCAACAAAAGCAGGGTGTATTAATTTTTTGGGACTTGCAAACAAGCAAAACCAATTTGCAACAAAAGGAGGAGACAGGCCCGAGCAGTAGCTGTGGCAaccacagcagccagcagcagttaATTTTAATTACGCACACACGGCCGTGCCGCACGGTGTGGCTGCGACACGGGGGGCGTCTCAATTTAGACACATTTCCCAGCAGTTTCCCCGCCAAATTGCCATTAAATGTGGGGCCCGGGGGCGGAGGACCTGGGCGTGGCTGTGAATAAACGACAATTGGGTTTTTAGCGGCCATGTGTGGAAAATGAGCTGGCGGGAAATGAAGCTTCCTGCAATCGTTTGAAGGTGCTCccgaacaaaacaaaacaaattaatttccagGCAAAATGTGGTgacaaaaatgaaacaaacaCAAAGCTCATCCGTGTAAAAAGTCAATTACTAAGTACTCCCCACTCCTTTGCCAAATTAATTTCACTTGCGATTCTCGCCTGCCACTCCCACAGTGCACTCCCACCTCACTCATGGGCTAACGGCATTTCAGTCAAACGTTCAAAGCGGCTGCTCTTTCGCTTGCTTTGGCAAAAGTTTAGGCGAAACAGTTATTTGTTGTGCCTCTCCcagtcactcactcactctctcacgCAGATGAATCGCAGCTTTGGCCAAGGTAGGTTTGTGTTTAAGGTAAAGCTCACTCCCGCTCCCCTGGGTTGCCTTTCGCTTTCTATAACACGCGGCGACGAAATAGTTTTAGTCTATGACATTGGCTCACCTGGTAAAAGTGTaccttggctgtggctgcagctTTCGCTCGTCGCCTCCCTGCATGATACTCCCCTAAGAGGGTAGCCTCCAGTTACTCCTTCCTGCTCACTCGGTTGACAATACCTTTTTATTCGTGTACTTTGCCCCCCTCCACAGCAGACAGATCAAGACAGTTAAAGACTGGGAATTGCATTTTACACAATAGTATTcgtaatttatttaaaatgttCGTCTCCTTACATACATTGCAGCTGCTTACACACTCGTACTAATATCCTCCTTCTGTGTGTTTGATATATTAAATGGATATGACTTTCAATTGCCCTCGAGAAGCAGGGgcttctttcgtttcgtttcgcttttctttacttttcgtttttcctaactaattatgtatgtatcatAACTGTTTTGCAGCTTCCTTCCTTTTGCAACATTTATTTTGATAGAAGAATTAATATcctgtatatgtatgtatatatttactgTGGGTAAGTGTGTTTGGTTtaaacatttacatttatgcAACTTTGATTTGCAACCATAATACATAAATACCTGTAATTAGCATTTGGATAAGTATTCGTTTATATATTTAGTAAAAGTACAAGTGTGAGTACCAGAATTATTCTGTTTAAAATTCAAGCGAAACGATTACTGAATATTACATATTTTCAAAGTTTTACAATCTGAAGaacaaaatacgagtatctactatatatgtatatatatatagcttGCTTGAGATCAACCTAATCTTTTGCTGAAGAGCGGTTCGGGTGGATCCTAGAAGATTTTTCGTGtgtgggcctgggcctgggcctgtgcAGCGGGGGGAGAGAGCTCTGACTAAAGCATATACGATagaatgcaataaaatatataggTACGAGCATAATTTAGCTGTGGAATGAACATATCTAGTAAAATATCGTACTAATTTTGATACCTCTCACTAAGTTAATCTAAATATCACTCGGTTTCTTGATGTTCATGTTATCGTTCTGGTTTTTCTTCATGTTGTTTGAATTTGGAATTTTTCTAGCACATTCTCATTATTCAATTCACGTTGGATGGGTGTTCATAATACTAAATTAGGGCTGCCAACTCGATCCAAGAGTGTCAATAAAATGGCGTCGGATGCTCTATCTTTACACCTCCTCGTAGCTGCGGCATTTGGGGAGCGGGCCTGACCAATTGCCATCGGGCTGACACTTCGGCCGCTCCGGCGGCCCCGTGTTCCGGTGGTCCTCGTTGGTCTGGACAAAGCCGGGGCGGCACTGGACGCTCAGATAGTCGCCCGCATCGTAATTGAATTTTAGCGGCGCTATCAGACCGTTGGGCGGATCGCCGGGATACGGACACTGCGACTTGCCTGCACGTTGGGCGAGAGCATGGAGAGCATTGCATGGATGGTCATTGGGCATGCATGGTATGGTGTATGCgaatgcgtatgcgtatgttTGTGGTGATTGGTGATCGGTATCAGAATCGGTTCGTAATCGGTATCGGGATCGCAATCGGTCGATTGGTTCAGCGGAAATACAACACAAGAGTCATTAATTCATTTTGGATGGTGAGTGGGCCCCACTCGGAAGATTGGGATCTCTCGCAGCATCTCTGtgcatatacgagtatgtgtgtatgttaGCAGCGGATGTCTACTTACAAAATGGCGGCGAGTGCGACCAGAATCCGTTCTCCGTGCAAATGATGCTCGACTCGCCCACCAGGGTGTGCCCATCGTTGCAGCTGAATGTGACCAGAGCGCCCACGGTCAGCCGCCGCTGACTGAGGCTGGTGCCACCGATGCGTCCGTTGAGTGGCGCCACTGGCATCACGCACTGGATGACTGCGGTACGGTTGTGGCAGGCAGGTGTGGAATCGAATAAACGAATTGTCAGTTGAGTTACGGTTTGGCTTTTGCATCCAATCAACTCGAATCTCCATCAGAATACAGCACTCACCTTTGCAACGCGGAACGGGGCCACTCCAGACGCCCGTCGGCTCACAGTCCAGCTGCGCCGGTCCGGTCAACTTGAAACCCCACTGGCATTTGAACACCGCGCGCCCCCATGCCGAGGTGTTGAGTTCAATGAGACTGAGATGGGGATCGTCGAGTTCGAGGCGCGGACATTGGATGGAGTGGCATGTTGGCGGCGGCGATGACCAATTGCCGGAGGCCAGGCAGGTGGCATTCCAGGCTCCATCCAGCCGGAAGCCCTCGGGGCATTCGTAAAGAGCTCGCTGGCCGAGCTTGTTGCCCTCCAGTCGCAGCTTGAGCGGCGCCAGCGGCTCTGTCAGCTGCGGGCACGTGGAAGTGGCCACCACGACGGCAATGCTGTTCGTCAGTCCGCGCGGCGACGTGCAGGTGAAGGTACCTGAGTCGTTGTTCTCGATATTCTTGATGCTCAGCCGGTAGCGTActgccttctcctcctgcGCCGGCGACCAAcctgtggggtggggggtccCATGTACAAAGAGCTCCTTCCACGGGAGATGGTACTCACCTGTCGAGTACTGCATGTACCAGCTGGTCCAGCTCCACTCGGGGGTTCCCCGCACCCGGGGATACATGCAGTCCATCAGAACCGTACTGTGTGGTGGAACAGCCATCACGCCGGAGGGCTCGAACGAGTGGGAGCCATTGAAGATCTTGATGCGGATGGACGGGGCACTGTCTTCCGAGTAGTTGGTCAGCACGGTGGTGGGGACGCAGCTGGGCATACGGGGGGCCCACAGCCCGTTGGAGCAGAGGACCCGCGACTCCCCGAGCAGCTTGTAGATGCCCAATTCCTGGCAGCGGGCCTGCAGCGAGTGTCCATGCGGCAGATCCCAGCCAACGTTCTGGGATTTAGCAAGGAAAATGTGCCAAGgcaggacaaggacaaggacagggGCAAGAGAGGCAGGCACAAGGCGGGAGGAAGGTGTTGGGCGTCAAGCGTGCAGAAAGAGTGATaaagtgaaagaaaaatagagagagatagaaagagagaagagTAGAGAGATGTTAGCAGAAAGTCAAATGTGGTCCAGATCTGTTTTGGGGGCGGGGTACTGGATAACAGGATACTCTGGCGTGCATGTCCCCAAATCTCCGTGTGTCCGAgtgtatctttatctttatctgcGAGTATATTTGTGGGTATCGCtgtgcgagtatctgtgtgtgtgtgagagagtgcATGGGTCTAGACCGTGCATTTGATGCATTCATTCGTGGTCGCAAGCCATAAACAGGACCCACTAATTGGACCCGCTACTTCCGGTTGTCGCGTGggcttatgtgtgtgtggtatctgtgtatctgtgtatctggtGTTTCGTTGACATCTACGGAACGAGCATTCTACACAACAGCATCTATAACGACGACTCACAATTTCTGTATTTGAGAGAAGTGTCGATTTGGATAAGCGCGTTTTACGCCAGCCGCGATTTGGTGGTATCGGTGTCTGCAAGAGAGAGAATCAGAGAgtaccaaaaaaaacagaacataGAGAATCGTTGCCTCTTGGGGCATCCGCATGCACGTGATGACGCTGGActtgacagagagagagagatagagagagatttGGTGCAGCTGATATGAGGATAGAGATAgtcagagagatagagagagagacagagagagagagagctactgaGGGCGACGTGACGAGAGAGAAAGTCGAAGGTCGGAGGCTGAGCTCCTCTGGACCAAGCTGATATTGAGATTGAGGCCTACCTAAGCGTAGGGTTCTCCAGAGATCTCTAGGCGTTGGATAGGGTTCCCCTAGAGATCCATGTacgtgtgtgtgcttgtgtgggTGTGCATGTAATGTTGTGCTGTAGCAGTGGctttggtggtggtggtggtggcggtggtggtggttggtgCTCTAGTGGTGCCTGTTTTGTGATGCCagtggtgcagcagcagccacaggcTCGTCGTCCACTTACCACTGAGATGTTCCGATAGCTGAGCAGCAGATGCGACGGTATCCGGTTCACGTGGCAGCTCTTGTAGAGGGGCTGAAACTTCACATTCCCGTTATCATCTGGCGGGACCGATTGTAgttggtggggggtgggggtggcagGGAGGTTGGAGAACATTAAGTGGGCGTCAAATGAAACAACAGTCTGTTGGTTTTGCGGACTCTTTTGTTTCGTGTGTATTTGCATTCGTATAAATGATTTGGCAATTGCTTTTTTTGTGACTTAAATGTACTCGTATAATCTGTAACTGTaggctgtagctgtagctgtagctgtagctgtagctgtaacTGCAACTGTATCTATGGCTATATGTGTCTGTATCTTTTGTGCTGACAGTATGTTCCATTGTGCATTTGTTCGTGTTTATGGCTCACTTACCCTCCTCGTTGGTGGCGCACAGCGGTCCCACCCACTTGCCCTTGACGCAGCGTATCTTGCAGAGCCGACGATCGCCCATGGGCCCAATCTCGCCCGGGAATCGGATCTCGGACACCTCGGTGAACTGCTGCAGGATGTCcacctcctcttcctcctcctcgtcctcgtcgaaCTCGGTGTCGTCGGGATGGACGGGCGAGTAGCCGGCCTCCTCGTCGTAGATGCCTGCAGTTGAGAGTTAGGGGTAGACGAGAAGAACAGAAGGTGTGGGCGTTATGAGATGGGCAATGTAACATGCCAAGAAACGGGGGTAGATAGACATTGAGAGGGCAAATAGAGCAAGCATCTAATGAGCTGTCAAGCGGGATGAGAGATGCGGTATGTGGATGCGGGATGCGGTATGAGGATGACCAAATGCGGATGCTGAATGCGGTAGACGATGCTGAAGGCTGCTGGTTGACAATGAATGATCCCATCCCAATTGCCGTCTAAGTTATCCGCACAAAGAGTCAACGAGTTGACCCAACCACTCCAAAATGAATCTGCCTCCTTCAGCAGGATCTGCCCCATTTCAATGGAGCTGGGGTGGGGCTGTGCAAGCGAGAAACCCTTGAGTCTGCCTCTTGGGCACACACATTAAACCATAGAGGAGCCACGAGACGTGCGAAATGTGCTCCCAACTGAAAATTTCAATGGGAAACTCGAGCGGGTCGGGCTCCTCAGA is a window of Drosophila pseudoobscura strain MV-25-SWS-2005 chromosome 3, UCI_Dpse_MV25, whole genome shotgun sequence DNA encoding:
- the hig gene encoding locomotion-related protein Hikaru genki isoform X2, encoding MWSRQRIRHKPLWALISLTVLLLVFDKSNANTETDETTSTSEPDASPGCRAPDVRFTIVKPDETTEQPYAKFETTQVYLPEDFTTADVEFVDSVARNPSENHAAIVNPYSLDLGDEHLHVGDAAASLVDDEDELDDEEETGTGTEEGKKRTNNNRKQGKKRRSGSGRRRRIENDNGQTGRGRGSRYKRHAILHDADASSDTDRWAGSKLAAEGDVYYVHIADILKSREPSRALRSKLHKLKQKAKMRKCLAEGNKEQCAKLKAKKKNRLEQPSPSTSEAEQKVERKAEQQQPEAERRQEEQQQLELEIVQPETSGHHRRRGDSHDAELDQRDLNPRWRSRRSIDAKGDLGQLQLQAAGTAAEPEAEAEENQSQYRYENQSSSAAVALQRVKRKSGKTTGALSRPKGGGDSSSKTTSRKDKGIYDEEAGYSPVHPDDTEFDEDEEEEEEVDILQQFTEVSEIRFPGEIGPMGDRRLCKIRCVKGKWVGPLCATNEEDDNGNVKFQPLYKSCHVNRIPSHLLLSYRNISVNVGWDLPHGHSLQARCQELGIYKLLGESRVLCSNGLWAPRMPSCVPTTVLTNYSEDSAPSIRIKIFNGSHSFEPSGVMAVPPHSTVLMDCMYPRVRGTPEWSWTSWYMQYSTGWSPAQEEKAVRYRLSIKNIENNDSGTFTCTSPRGLTNSIAVVVATSTCPQLTEPLAPLKLRLEGNKLGQRALYECPEGFRLDGAWNATCLASGNWSSPPPTCHSIQCPRLELDDPHLSLIELNTSAWGRAVFKCQWGFKLTGPAQLDCEPTGVWSGPVPRCKVIQCVMPVAPLNGRIGGTSLSQRRLTVGALVTFSCNDGHTLVGESSIICTENGFWSHSPPFCKSQCPYPGDPPNGLIAPLKFNYDAGDYLSVQCRPGFVQTNEDHRNTGPPERPKCQPDGNWSGPLPKCRSYEEV
- the hig gene encoding locomotion-related protein Hikaru genki isoform X1, which translates into the protein MWSRQRIRHKPLWALISLTVLLLVFDKSNANTETDETTSTSEPDASPGCRAPDVRFTIVKPDETTEQPYAKFETTQVYLPEDFTTADVEFVDSVARNPSENHAAIVNPYSLDLGDEHLHVGDAAASLVDDEDELDDEEETGTGTEEGKKRTNNNRKQGKKRRSGSGRRRRIENDNGQTGRGRGSRYKRHAILHDADASSDTDRWAGSKLAAEGDVYYVHIADILKSREPSRALRSKLHKLKQKAKMRKCLAEGNKEQCAKLKAKKKNRLEQPSPSTSEAEQKVERKAEQQQPEAERRQEEQQQLELEIVQPETSGHHRRRGDSHDAELDQRDLNPRWRSRRSIDAKGDLGQLQLQAAGTAAEPEAEAEENQSQYRYENQSSSAAVALQRVKRKSGKTTGALSRPKGGGDSSSKTTSRKDKGIYDEEAGYSPVHPDDTEFDEDEEEEEEVDILQQFTEVSEIRFPGEIGPMGDRRLCKIRCVKGKWVGPLCATNEEDDNGNVKFQPLYKSCHVNRIPSHLLLSYRNISVTPIPPNRGWRKTRLSKSTLLSNTEINVGWDLPHGHSLQARCQELGIYKLLGESRVLCSNGLWAPRMPSCVPTTVLTNYSEDSAPSIRIKIFNGSHSFEPSGVMAVPPHSTVLMDCMYPRVRGTPEWSWTSWYMQYSTGWSPAQEEKAVRYRLSIKNIENNDSGTFTCTSPRGLTNSIAVVVATSTCPQLTEPLAPLKLRLEGNKLGQRALYECPEGFRLDGAWNATCLASGNWSSPPPTCHSIQCPRLELDDPHLSLIELNTSAWGRAVFKCQWGFKLTGPAQLDCEPTGVWSGPVPRCKVIQCVMPVAPLNGRIGGTSLSQRRLTVGALVTFSCNDGHTLVGESSIICTENGFWSHSPPFCKSQCPYPGDPPNGLIAPLKFNYDAGDYLSVQCRPGFVQTNEDHRNTGPPERPKCQPDGNWSGPLPKCRSYEEV